Proteins encoded by one window of Rubinisphaera margarita:
- the pgi gene encoding glucose-6-phosphate isomerase: MTASPHPQGLTGRPEWKALGDHYNAMKSMHLRDLFAGDPNRAKTFSLSACDLFLDYSKNRIVAETMHLLFSLAKAADLKAHTEAMFTGGRINITEDRAVLHTALRSPRGTVLEVDGHNVIQDVHEVLDKMARFCDRIHSGDWKGHTGKPIKNVVNIGIGGSDLGPVMAYEALKHYSNRGMTFRFVSNVDATDFAEATFDLNPEETLFIVASKTFTTQETMTNALTARQWLLATLNDEAAVAKHFVAVSTNAEKVQEFGIDTANMFGFWDWVGGRYSMDSAIGLSTMLALGPDQFRDMLSGFHDMDVHFRHAPLEENMPVIMALLGIWYSNFFNASTIAVLPYDQYLKRFPAYLQQLTMESNGKSVTLTGASVDYDTSPVYWGEPGTNGQHSFYQLIHQGTHLIPCDFIAFCRSLNPINDHHDKLMANVFAQSEALAFGKTSEEVAAEGTQANLVPHRTFPGNRPSNTILAEKLTPRLLGTLVSLYEHIVFVQGIIYEINSFDQWGVELGKVLAKRIVPELQSGSEELSHDSSTNQLIEHYRKSHGRS; the protein is encoded by the coding sequence ATGACAGCCTCGCCCCATCCCCAAGGTCTGACCGGACGCCCAGAATGGAAGGCTTTGGGCGACCACTACAACGCGATGAAATCGATGCATCTCCGCGACCTGTTCGCCGGCGATCCGAATCGAGCGAAGACGTTCAGCCTCTCCGCCTGCGACCTGTTTCTCGACTATTCGAAGAATCGGATCGTCGCTGAAACGATGCATCTGCTCTTCAGCCTCGCCAAAGCCGCCGACCTGAAGGCTCACACGGAAGCCATGTTCACCGGCGGGCGGATCAACATCACCGAAGACCGGGCCGTGCTGCACACCGCTCTCCGTTCTCCTCGTGGAACGGTCCTGGAAGTCGACGGGCACAACGTCATTCAGGATGTGCACGAAGTCCTCGACAAGATGGCGCGCTTCTGCGACCGCATCCACAGCGGAGACTGGAAAGGGCACACCGGCAAGCCGATCAAGAATGTCGTCAATATCGGTATCGGCGGCTCCGATCTTGGCCCGGTTATGGCCTACGAAGCGCTGAAGCATTACAGCAATCGAGGCATGACGTTCCGATTCGTTTCCAACGTCGATGCCACCGATTTCGCGGAAGCGACGTTCGATCTCAACCCGGAAGAAACCCTGTTCATCGTTGCGTCCAAGACATTCACGACGCAGGAGACGATGACCAACGCTCTTACCGCTCGGCAGTGGTTACTTGCGACACTGAATGATGAGGCGGCCGTCGCGAAGCACTTTGTTGCCGTTTCGACAAACGCCGAGAAGGTGCAGGAATTCGGCATCGACACGGCCAATATGTTCGGCTTCTGGGACTGGGTCGGCGGACGCTATTCGATGGATTCCGCGATCGGGCTATCTACCATGCTGGCGCTCGGCCCGGATCAGTTCCGCGACATGCTCAGCGGATTTCATGACATGGACGTGCACTTCCGGCACGCTCCGCTTGAAGAAAACATGCCAGTCATCATGGCTCTGCTCGGCATCTGGTACTCGAATTTCTTCAATGCTTCGACCATCGCGGTGTTGCCGTACGATCAGTATCTGAAGCGGTTCCCCGCCTATCTCCAGCAGTTGACGATGGAGAGCAACGGGAAGTCGGTCACGCTGACTGGAGCATCGGTCGATTACGACACGAGCCCGGTCTACTGGGGGGAACCGGGAACGAACGGGCAGCATTCGTTCTATCAGCTCATTCATCAGGGAACGCATCTCATTCCCTGCGATTTCATCGCCTTCTGCCGGTCGCTCAACCCGATCAACGACCATCACGACAAGCTGATGGCCAATGTCTTCGCCCAGAGCGAAGCCCTGGCATTCGGCAAGACATCCGAGGAAGTGGCCGCCGAAGGAACTCAGGCCAACCTGGTGCCGCATCGGACATTCCCCGGCAACCGGCCGTCGAATACGATTCTGGCCGAGAAGCTCACGCCGCGATTGCTCGGCACGCTGGTTTCCCTCTACGAACACATCGTCTTCGTGCAGGGCATCATCTACGAGATCAACTCCTTCGATCAGTGGGGCGTCGAACTCGGCAAGGTGCTAGCGAAGAGAATCGTTCCCGAACTGCAGTCGGGTTCGGAAGAGTTGAGCCACGACAGCTCGACCAACCAGTTGATCGAGCACTATCGAAAGTCTCACGGACGCAGTTAA